The DNA region gcttgtttgttgtacACTCCCCCCCTTCTTCGGGAGGGATTTGCCCTCACCTGTCCTTCTaccttgtgtttgttttctgtatgtgtatttttcattttcgtatTCGtgcatttttttgtgttttgcctttgtagttatttttttgcatgtgttttgcttgttttgtttttttttttttttgggactcagctcgcatcttttattggCCATTTGGCATCTTCTAATGTTGGCGATTACTGAGTATCTTTTCGTTAAATGTTGGCGGATTAGGGCatcttttcattgttttttttttttttttattttggcccgTTCCGCATCTTTTTAACTTACATCTAATTATCCTACTTATTATACCCTCCTTTCCCGATATACCCGAATTACCCCCTGAGCTATCCTAATCCTATATCTAGTTTGTCCCGCCCACACTATCCTTACTATTCTTGGCCCTTCGTGTTGAGCCATTTGCCCCACGACATCCGCCACCATCTCTGGCCATTCGTTCTCCTCCACCGCCTCATACCTTTCATGCCCGTATGGCACTGGGCATGATATTTGCCTGGCCAATATGGGCCGAGCACTGTCGTTGTGCCCTATGGGTGCAGACATTTGTCTATTCAATGCCGGTCTTGGCCACACCCATGGGCACTCTTGGCATTCgagcagttgttgttgttgctgttgctgctgctgttgttgctgttgctgctgctgttgttgctgttgctgttgatattgttgctgctgctgttgttgctgttcctgctgctgttgttgctgttgctgttgatattgttgctcctgctgttgttgctgttgctgttgatattgttgctgctgctgttgttgctgttgctgctgttgctgctgctgttgttgctgttgctgttgatattgttgctgttgctgttgatattgttgctgttgctgttgatattgttgctgctgctgttgatattgttgctgttgctgttgatattgttgctgttgccttgTCGCCTCCGTCAGCCTTTCCCTGGCCCTTGTAAGCTGTTCCTCTTCCTGCTGGTGTCTTTCCCATGCCAGCAGATCCCTCTCAGCCTCCTGCTGCTGCAGGATCTGCTGACGCCACCAACTCATCCATTGTTGGTTCTCCAACATAGCCCTTTCTGCCTCCCAATCCGTCCCCTCCGGCTCGGTGCTGGCTACTCCATCAGCCGCACCTTCATCAGCCACGGCCATCTCCGCCGTTTCGCTGGCCTCTGACATTGAGTCCACCATACGAAACGGCGTTGATGGCCGCGCTGGCTCCCACAATCTTGCTGGAGGCTCATGGATCTCATTTTGTTCCCATGGCGCATACTCCTCTGGGCTACTTCGGCCGCTGCTCGCATCTCCCGCCGCTTCGTCATCCATCATACGTATCGCCTCGTCCAGCTCTCTCCACatttcttcatcatcatcctcctcCTGGTGGCCCTGGTTCACCACCGACTCGGCTTCGCTCTCCTCTGTCCCGTAGCCACTATCATCTCCGTCCTCATCGTTCTCCTCGTCCGAGGAGGCGGCGATTGCCGGATCTATCATATCCGGCTCATCGTCGTCGGACTCCTCATCGGACCAATGCCAGTCACCGGCCTGCCCTATGGGCCCCCGGTGCCGCACCACCTCGAACTACGCCTTCATCTTGGCCATTATTCACTTGGTGAACATTcatgttggttggttgttttttttttttttttttttttggtcctTACTCTCCGAGCTTTCGACTTTAAGTGTTTCATGACTAGGATTCTTGCATGCAGGAAACCTCgcatctttgatatttgttaaatttttaccGTTATTCAAAAACTTGGATTCTCTATTCTAACTATCGATGCGAATATTTTAATGCCCCTGCGATGTTTCACTAATACTAATGTATTAACGCGcgcatgtatgtgtatgtcgCGATGCTGCACGATTACATGCTCAATCTCATgcgcatgtgtatgtgtgttcccctctctttcccttttttttttttttttctctttgtgcACTCATTACATGTGTAATATCGTGCGCATGTGTATGCA from Drosophila willistoni isolate 14030-0811.24 unplaced genomic scaffold, UCI_dwil_1.1 Seg840, whole genome shotgun sequence includes:
- the LOC124462028 gene encoding sarcoplasmic reticulum histidine-rich calcium-binding protein-like; this encodes MVQRCVAQIKHTLQIETVTSNGYRSKKKTRKDDEGFEFEVVRHRGPIGQAGDWHWSDEESDDDEPDMIDPAIAASSDEENDEDGDDSGYGTEESEAESVVNQGHQEEDDDEEMWRELDEAIRMMDDEAAGDASSGRSSPEEYAPWEQNEIHEPPARLWEPARPSTPFRMVDSMSEASETAEMAVADEGAADGVASTEPEGTDWEAERAICEVSCMQES